One window of Staphylococcus chromogenes genomic DNA carries:
- the cdaA gene encoding diadenylate cyclase CdaA, which translates to MQISNLFQNLSTLEVITGILDLLIVWYVIYLLITVFKGTKAIQLLKGILFILVGKGISEYLQLTTTSRLFDLVMQWGFLAIIVIFQPEIRRALEQLGRGSLFKRYAMTSSVEVPKLVESVSKAVQYMAKRRIGALIVFEKETGLQDYIETGIPMHSDISQELLTNVFIPNTPLHDGAMIIQGDKIATAASYLPLSDSPKIAKSLGTRHRAAVGISEVSDAFTVVVSEETGSISVTFDGKLRKDISVEAFEELLTEHWFGSHFSKKGVN; encoded by the coding sequence ATGCAAATTTCTAACCTCTTTCAAAATTTAAGTACGCTTGAGGTCATTACAGGCATTCTAGATTTATTAATTGTATGGTATGTCATCTATCTCCTTATAACCGTATTTAAAGGAACTAAAGCAATTCAATTGTTAAAAGGGATTTTATTTATACTGGTAGGTAAAGGGATTAGTGAATATTTACAGTTAACAACGACTTCAAGACTTTTTGACTTAGTGATGCAATGGGGCTTTCTAGCCATTATTGTTATTTTTCAACCTGAGATTAGACGTGCGTTAGAACAACTTGGAAGAGGGAGTTTGTTCAAACGTTATGCGATGACATCTTCAGTTGAAGTACCTAAACTCGTTGAATCGGTGTCAAAAGCAGTCCAGTATATGGCTAAACGTCGTATTGGAGCTTTAATTGTCTTTGAAAAAGAGACAGGGTTACAAGATTACATAGAGACTGGCATTCCGATGCATTCTGATATTTCACAAGAACTACTCACAAACGTCTTTATTCCTAATACGCCATTACATGATGGGGCGATGATTATTCAAGGTGACAAAATTGCTACGGCTGCAAGTTACTTGCCTTTATCAGATAGTCCTAAAATTGCGAAAAGTTTAGGAACGAGACATCGTGCGGCTGTGGGTATTTCTGAAGTTTCTGATGCATTTACAGTTGTTGTCTCTGAAGAAACGGGCTCCATCTCCGTGACATTTGATGGTAAATTACGTAAAGATATTTCTGTTGAAGCTTTTGAAGAGTTGCTCACTGAACATTGGTTCGGATCACATTTTTCTAAGAAGGGCGTGAATTAA
- a CDS encoding CdaR family protein: MFESKWGLRFFAFILALLLFLSVNNVFGESFSTDTISNDGNKTIKNVPVEVINNNKNLYVSGAPDSVDVELSGPQSKILQAQKVEDYKVTLDVSDAKTGDQTVDFQVRGLDKDINYRVYPKEANLSIEKKESRTVTVEPNTSPYAVDANYMIKEESVSPRTVKVVGGKEQLDRIAFAKASYTNDVGISEKTTAQAKVAVFDKNMNKLDVQVVPASVDLSVDVEPYHKKVKVKVTRKGNPQEGTSISDVSLDNETIDIYGNRNDLEDIDEITGQVDVNNVSETTKREVKLDLPQGVTYSKPSAVEANIKVN, translated from the coding sequence ATGTTTGAATCAAAATGGGGACTGAGATTTTTTGCATTTATTCTCGCACTGTTGCTCTTTTTATCAGTGAATAATGTATTCGGCGAATCTTTTAGCACAGATACTATATCAAATGATGGCAATAAAACTATCAAAAACGTGCCTGTCGAAGTCATTAACAACAATAAAAATTTATATGTTTCAGGAGCGCCCGATAGTGTAGATGTAGAGTTGAGTGGACCTCAGTCTAAAATTTTACAAGCTCAAAAAGTAGAAGACTATAAGGTGACGCTCGATGTATCTGATGCAAAGACAGGGGACCAAACGGTGGACTTTCAAGTGAGAGGATTAGATAAAGATATCAATTATCGTGTCTATCCTAAAGAGGCAAATCTTTCTATAGAGAAAAAAGAAAGTAGAACAGTTACAGTTGAACCGAATACAAGCCCTTATGCTGTCGATGCCAATTATATGATTAAGGAAGAATCTGTCTCACCACGAACTGTAAAAGTAGTAGGAGGCAAAGAACAACTTGATCGGATTGCGTTTGCAAAAGCAAGCTATACAAATGATGTAGGTATTTCCGAAAAGACGACCGCGCAAGCGAAAGTGGCAGTGTTTGATAAAAATATGAATAAACTTGATGTTCAAGTTGTACCCGCTTCAGTTGATTTGAGCGTGGATGTGGAACCTTATCATAAAAAAGTAAAAGTTAAAGTAACACGTAAAGGCAATCCTCAAGAAGGCACCTCTATTTCGGATGTCAGTCTAGATAATGAGACCATTGATATTTATGGCAATCGAAATGATTTAGAAGATATTGACGAAATTACCGGTCAGGTGGATGTCAATAACGTTTCAGAAACGACAAAGAGGGAAGTTAAATTAGACTTACCACAAGGCGTAACTTATTCAAAACCATCAGCAGTGGAAGCGAATATTAAAGTAAATTAA
- the glmM gene encoding phosphoglucosamine mutase, with translation MGKYFGTDGVRGVANQELTPELAFKLGRYGGYVLAHNQHKDHPRVLVGKDTRVSGEMLEHALIAGLVSIGAEVMRLGVISTPGVAYLTREMEAELGVMISASHNPVADNGIKFFGSDGFKLSDDQENEIEQLLDQEHPDLPRPTGNQIVHTSDYFEGAQKYLSYLKSTVDVNLEGLKIALDGAHGSTASLAPFLFGDLEADTVTIGCNPDGYNINDGVGSTHPETLAKTVVESKADFGLAFDGDGDRLIAVDEQGHIVDGDQIMFIIGQEMAKNRELNDNMIVSTVMSNLGFYKALEREGIASNKTKVGDRYVVEEMRRGNYNLGGEQSGHIVMMDYNTTGDGLLTGTQLAAVVKRSGKKLSELAAQMQKYPQSLVNVRVTDKHGVEDNQDVQAIMRDVEEEMNGEGRILVRPSGTEPLVRVMVEAKTDEDAERFAQTIANVVEEKMGL, from the coding sequence ATGGGTAAATACTTTGGTACAGACGGTGTAAGAGGCGTTGCAAACCAAGAATTAACTCCAGAACTTGCATTTAAACTTGGGCGTTATGGTGGCTACGTCCTTGCACATAATCAACATAAAGACCACCCACGTGTATTAGTCGGAAAAGATACGCGTGTTTCAGGTGAAATGTTAGAACATGCGTTAATTGCAGGTCTTGTATCGATTGGTGCAGAAGTAATGCGATTAGGCGTCATTTCAACACCAGGTGTCGCATATTTAACAAGAGAGATGGAAGCTGAATTAGGTGTGATGATTTCAGCCTCTCACAATCCTGTGGCGGATAACGGCATTAAGTTTTTTGGGTCTGACGGATTTAAGCTTTCAGATGATCAAGAGAATGAAATAGAACAACTGTTGGATCAAGAGCATCCAGACTTACCACGTCCAACTGGAAATCAAATTGTCCATACCTCTGATTACTTTGAAGGGGCTCAAAAATATTTAAGCTATTTGAAATCGACAGTTGATGTCAACTTAGAAGGCCTCAAAATTGCACTAGATGGTGCACATGGCTCTACAGCTTCTTTAGCGCCATTCTTATTTGGTGATTTAGAAGCGGATACTGTGACAATTGGATGTAATCCAGATGGTTACAATATTAATGATGGTGTGGGTTCGACGCATCCTGAAACATTGGCAAAAACAGTTGTCGAATCAAAAGCTGATTTTGGTTTAGCTTTTGATGGTGATGGAGATCGTCTCATCGCAGTTGACGAACAAGGTCATATTGTTGACGGGGATCAAATCATGTTTATCATTGGTCAAGAAATGGCGAAAAATCGTGAATTAAATGACAATATGATTGTTTCAACAGTTATGAGTAATCTCGGTTTTTATAAAGCATTAGAGCGTGAAGGCATTGCTTCTAACAAAACAAAAGTGGGAGATCGCTATGTCGTAGAAGAAATGCGTCGTGGAAACTATAATCTAGGTGGAGAGCAATCAGGTCATATCGTCATGATGGATTATAATACTACTGGTGATGGTCTTTTAACAGGGACTCAATTAGCTGCAGTTGTGAAACGCTCAGGTAAAAAATTAAGTGAGCTAGCCGCCCAAATGCAAAAATATCCACAGTCATTAGTCAATGTACGTGTAACAGATAAACATGGTGTGGAGGACAACCAAGATGTCCAAGCGATCATGCGCGATGTTGAAGAAGAGATGAATGGCGAAGGACGTATTTTAGTACGACCTTCAGGTACTGAACCATTAGTGCGTGTGATGGTTGAAGCAAAAACTGATGAAGATGCAGAACGTTTTGCACAAACAATCGCAAACGTCGTAGAAGAAAAAATGGGATTATAA
- a CDS encoding mannitol-1-phosphate 5-dehydrogenase — protein sequence MKALHFGAGNIGRGFIGFILADNGYEVTFADVNSDIVQALKQEQSYTVTLANEAQTKNNVTQVTALHSTEDANALEDAILEADLITTAVGVNILPMIAKSLAPVLKRRQTAVNVVACENAINATDQLQSALEAEVGPFETHIHFSNAAVDRIVPIQHNENILDVTVEPFYEWVIEADTWYGQKLQGVKYVEALTPYIERKLLTVNTGHAYLAYAGQYFHHSTILEAINDTSIFKGLERVLEETSNYITTQFDFDNDTMKTYRETIIERYQNPYLSDDITRVGRGVLRKLGPNDRIMKPLKALHAKNEPHTALTQLAAYALHYTDQNDAETIEKNKRLQEEGMQTFLMQHAEVNKTLAQEIESAYHAL from the coding sequence ATGAAAGCTTTACATTTTGGCGCAGGAAATATTGGCCGAGGTTTCATTGGTTTTATATTAGCAGACAATGGATATGAGGTGACATTTGCAGATGTCAATAGCGATATCGTACAAGCCTTAAAACAAGAACAATCCTATACCGTCACCCTTGCGAATGAAGCACAAACGAAAAACAATGTAACGCAGGTCACTGCTTTACATTCAACTGAAGATGCAAATGCATTAGAGGACGCTATTTTAGAAGCAGATCTAATTACAACTGCTGTTGGTGTGAATATTTTACCGATGATTGCTAAGTCACTGGCTCCCGTGTTAAAAAGACGTCAAACTGCCGTCAATGTCGTCGCTTGTGAAAATGCGATTAATGCGACAGATCAACTCCAAAGTGCATTAGAAGCAGAAGTTGGCCCATTTGAAACACACATCCATTTTTCTAATGCAGCTGTAGACCGCATTGTGCCAATTCAACATAATGAAAATATACTTGATGTGACAGTTGAACCATTTTATGAATGGGTTATCGAAGCGGACACTTGGTATGGTCAAAAATTACAAGGGGTTAAATACGTTGAAGCTTTAACGCCTTATATTGAACGAAAATTACTCACTGTGAATACTGGTCATGCTTATCTTGCTTATGCGGGTCAATATTTTCATCATTCAACGATTTTAGAAGCCATTAACGACACGTCGATTTTTAAAGGTTTAGAACGCGTACTTGAAGAAACAAGTAACTATATTACTACACAGTTTGATTTTGATAATGACACAATGAAAACATATAGAGAGACGATCATTGAACGCTATCAAAATCCTTATTTATCTGATGATATTACACGTGTAGGCCGTGGAGTTCTTCGTAAATTAGGCCCAAATGATCGCATTATGAAACCATTGAAAGCTTTACACGCTAAAAACGAACCGCATACAGCTTTAACACAACTAGCAGCGTATGCATTACATTATACAGATCAGAATGATGCTGAAACCATTGAGAAAAACAAGCGATTACAAGAAGAAGGCATGCAAACATTTTTGATGCAGCATGCCGAAGTGAATAAAACACTCGCTCAAGAAATTGAATCAGCCTATCATGCTTTATAA
- the glmS gene encoding glutamine--fructose-6-phosphate transaminase (isomerizing), which yields MCGIVGYIGTQNAKEILLRGLEKLEYRGYDSAGIATRDEQGVTVTKAQGRIAELRKEAEKAGDGSTGIGHTRWATHGVPSYENSHPHQSSSERFTLVHNGVIENYEELKQEYIPHVELKSETDTEVIVQLVEHFSEEGLSTEEAFTKVISLLHGSYALGLLDCEDESTIYVAKNKSPLLVGIGDDFNVIASDALAMIQVTSEYKELKDQEIVLVKRDSVVIKDLNGQVIERESYTAEIDASDAEKGIYSHYMLKEIHEQPAVMRRIIQEYEDESGNLKIDPEIVKDVSSADRIYIIAAGTSYHAGLVGKEFLEKWAGVPTEVHVASEFVYNTPLLSKNPLFIYISQSGETADSRAVLVETTKLGHKSLTITNVAGSTLSREADHTLLLHAGPEIAVASTKAYTAQIAVLSILSQVVAKEHGRETNIDLLPELAKVTAAIETIVDDAPKMEQIATDFLETTRNAFFIGRTIDFNVSLEGALKLKEISYIQAEGFAGGELKHGTIALIEEGTPVIALATQEGVNLSIRGNVKEVVARGANPCIISMEGLEKEGDTYVIPHVHELLTPLVSVVTLQLISYYAALHRDLDVDKPRNLAKSVTVE from the coding sequence ATGTGCGGAATTGTAGGTTATATTGGTACACAAAATGCAAAAGAAATTTTATTACGTGGACTTGAAAAGTTAGAATATCGTGGTTATGACTCAGCAGGTATTGCGACACGCGATGAACAAGGTGTGACTGTTACTAAAGCGCAAGGTAGAATTGCTGAATTACGTAAAGAAGCTGAAAAAGCAGGTGACGGTTCAACAGGTATTGGACATACACGCTGGGCAACACACGGTGTCCCTAGTTATGAAAACTCACATCCACATCAATCATCAAGTGAACGTTTTACGTTAGTTCATAATGGTGTAATTGAAAACTATGAGGAATTAAAACAAGAATACATTCCTCATGTGGAATTGAAATCAGAAACAGATACAGAAGTTATTGTACAATTAGTTGAACATTTTTCAGAAGAAGGCTTATCTACAGAAGAAGCTTTTACTAAAGTAATTAGTTTATTACACGGTTCTTATGCACTCGGTTTATTAGATTGTGAAGATGAGAGCACAATTTACGTAGCGAAAAACAAATCTCCATTATTAGTTGGTATTGGGGATGACTTTAATGTTATTGCCTCTGATGCATTAGCGATGATTCAAGTCACAAGTGAATATAAAGAATTAAAAGACCAAGAAATCGTACTTGTGAAACGTGACAGCGTTGTGATTAAAGATTTGAACGGACAAGTGATTGAACGTGAAAGCTATACAGCTGAAATCGATGCATCTGACGCTGAAAAAGGCATTTATAGTCACTACATGTTAAAAGAAATTCACGAACAACCTGCTGTTATGCGTCGTATCATTCAAGAGTATGAAGATGAGTCAGGGAATCTAAAAATTGATCCTGAAATTGTGAAAGATGTGAGTTCAGCCGACCGTATTTATATTATTGCGGCAGGGACAAGTTACCATGCGGGTCTTGTAGGTAAAGAATTTCTCGAAAAATGGGCGGGCGTGCCTACGGAAGTTCATGTAGCTTCTGAGTTTGTTTATAACACGCCATTACTTTCTAAAAACCCATTATTTATCTACATCTCTCAATCTGGAGAAACTGCAGATAGTCGTGCAGTACTTGTTGAAACAACAAAATTAGGACACAAGTCTTTAACAATTACGAACGTAGCGGGTTCTACTTTATCTCGTGAAGCGGACCACACATTATTGTTACATGCAGGACCTGAAATTGCCGTTGCATCAACGAAAGCGTATACGGCGCAAATTGCTGTATTATCTATCCTTTCTCAAGTTGTGGCTAAAGAACATGGCCGTGAAACGAACATTGATTTATTGCCTGAATTAGCGAAAGTGACAGCTGCAATTGAAACTATCGTGGACGATGCACCAAAAATGGAACAAATTGCGACAGATTTCTTAGAAACAACACGCAATGCCTTTTTCATTGGTCGTACAATTGACTTCAATGTCAGCCTTGAAGGTGCACTTAAGTTAAAAGAAATTTCATATATTCAAGCAGAAGGATTTGCAGGCGGTGAATTAAAACACGGCACAATCGCATTAATTGAAGAAGGTACACCTGTCATTGCCCTTGCGACACAAGAAGGGGTTAACCTTTCTATTCGTGGTAACGTAAAAGAAGTTGTTGCACGTGGTGCCAACCCATGTATCATTTCAATGGAAGGACTAGAAAAAGAAGGGGATACGTATGTTATTCCTCATGTACATGAATTATTAACGCCACTCGTTTCAGTCGTTACATTACAATTAATTTCTTATTATGCAGCATTACACCGTGATTTAGATGTGGATAAACCACGAAACCTTGCTAAATCAGTGACTGTAGAATAA
- a CDS encoding ABC transporter ATP-binding protein, with the protein MLISLKNVSKTIEGREILKDINWQVNKGEHWLVYGLNGAGKTTLLNIVNAYEFATTGEVVLFGHRPGEIGYSAQDVRAQMGYISCELSGKFQPEETVRDVVLSGFRQTIGLYHTPTQEEINRAKDVLEQLNIAGFESQCLGKLSSGEQQRVLLARAIINRPKVLVLDEPTNGLDFVGREQFIDTLKRMYYHYPETALIYVTHFIEEISSDVNQALLLKEGSIHAKGEIEDVLNGHHLSKLFNMPVKVYHHHHRYQIVRL; encoded by the coding sequence ATGTTAATTTCATTGAAGAATGTCTCAAAAACGATAGAGGGACGGGAAATACTAAAAGATATCAATTGGCAAGTCAATAAAGGCGAGCATTGGCTAGTGTATGGCTTAAATGGTGCCGGCAAAACAACATTATTAAATATTGTAAATGCTTATGAGTTTGCTACAACCGGAGAAGTGGTATTGTTTGGACATCGCCCAGGTGAAATAGGCTATTCGGCGCAAGATGTGAGAGCACAAATGGGCTACATTTCATGTGAGCTTTCTGGGAAATTTCAACCTGAAGAGACCGTCAGGGATGTGGTATTAAGCGGTTTTCGTCAAACGATAGGTTTATATCATACACCGACACAAGAAGAAATCAATCGGGCAAAAGATGTGCTTGAACAGTTAAATATAGCCGGATTTGAATCTCAATGCTTAGGTAAGTTATCTTCAGGTGAGCAACAACGCGTTTTGTTAGCACGTGCGATTATTAACCGACCTAAAGTTTTGGTGTTAGATGAACCTACAAATGGCTTAGACTTTGTAGGACGTGAACAATTTATAGATACATTAAAACGCATGTATTATCACTATCCTGAAACAGCTTTAATTTATGTCACGCACTTTATTGAAGAAATTTCAAGTGATGTTAACCAGGCGCTATTGTTAAAAGAGGGCTCCATTCATGCCAAAGGTGAAATAGAAGATGTACTCAATGGACACCACCTTTCTAAGTTATTTAATATGCCTGTTAAAGTCTATCATCACCATCATCGATACCAAATCGTGCGTTTGTAA
- a CDS encoding Cof-type HAD-IIB family hydrolase, producing MKNVKAIFLDMDGTLLHENNRASENTASVITKLRNKGYRVFLATGRAYEEIHLLIPKDLEFDGIISSNGTLGHIHEQVLFEHDLSVTAVETIVEQAQKSGIYYEVFPFTESRFALTKDQSWILELVKGEKPNQVAESEWLSRHEAIKEKLTWRHDIPDDLGYSKMYLFHPDLNKIEAFRNAMHEQSETLKIEVSNSTQNNVETMKYGINKGTGIQEMCQHFDIDLSETLVMGDSDNDRTMFEVGAVTVAMKNAKPHIKALTEYETEDDNNEDGAAKFLEKHLLT from the coding sequence ATGAAAAACGTGAAAGCAATTTTTTTAGATATGGATGGGACATTACTGCATGAAAATAACCGTGCATCAGAAAACACTGCGTCAGTGATTACAAAACTACGAAACAAAGGTTACCGAGTGTTTCTAGCGACGGGAAGAGCTTATGAAGAAATTCATTTACTTATTCCAAAGGATCTTGAATTTGATGGAATCATCTCTTCCAATGGAACTTTAGGACATATTCATGAGCAAGTGTTGTTTGAGCATGATTTAAGTGTCACAGCGGTCGAAACAATTGTAGAACAGGCTCAAAAGTCAGGTATTTATTATGAGGTTTTTCCGTTTACAGAATCTCGTTTTGCGCTCACTAAAGATCAATCTTGGATTTTAGAACTTGTAAAAGGAGAAAAACCAAATCAAGTCGCCGAGAGTGAATGGTTGTCTCGTCATGAAGCGATAAAGGAAAAACTGACATGGCGACACGATATTCCGGATGACTTAGGCTATTCAAAAATGTACTTGTTTCACCCCGATTTAAATAAAATTGAAGCTTTTCGTAATGCCATGCATGAGCAAAGTGAAACATTAAAAATTGAAGTGTCTAATTCAACACAAAATAATGTAGAAACGATGAAATATGGCATTAATAAAGGCACTGGGATACAAGAAATGTGTCAACATTTCGATATTGACCTCTCTGAAACACTTGTGATGGGAGATAGTGATAATGACCGTACGATGTTTGAAGTAGGTGCAGTGACTGTAGCCATGAAAAATGCTAAGCCCCATATTAAAGCATTAACTGAATATGAAACAGAAGATGATAATAATGAAGACGGTGCAGCAAAGTTTTTAGAAAAACACTTGCTTACATAA
- a CDS encoding FadR/GntR family transcriptional regulator: MKISNQKIYEQIANDLIEQIEKGQLQEGERLPSIQALAKTYGVSNASMREALNALRMIGLIEIKHGYGTFVKQKQPQLFDFKDQALTQKRVKDILELREAVEVKTASLASERRTDQDLVAMKKALDEMEHAIQNNTSGEVADLNFHLAIAKATDNPFLYELLNNIADKIQHTMKGTRHIYLYSRQKRMEKLFHEHMEIYDAIQRQNETDAAQKMTIHLQEVRQTLVDNYIVES; encoded by the coding sequence ATGAAAATTTCAAATCAAAAGATTTACGAGCAAATCGCTAATGATTTAATAGAGCAAATTGAAAAGGGACAATTACAAGAAGGGGAACGTCTTCCTTCTATACAAGCATTAGCCAAAACATACGGTGTGAGTAACGCCTCTATGCGAGAAGCATTAAATGCTTTACGTATGATAGGTTTAATCGAAATCAAACATGGTTATGGGACGTTTGTCAAACAAAAGCAGCCACAGTTATTTGATTTTAAAGATCAAGCGTTAACGCAAAAACGTGTAAAAGATATTTTAGAATTACGTGAAGCTGTTGAAGTAAAAACGGCAAGTTTGGCTTCTGAAAGACGAACTGATCAAGATTTAGTCGCCATGAAAAAAGCATTAGATGAAATGGAACACGCAATTCAAAATAATACGTCTGGTGAAGTGGCGGACTTAAATTTTCATTTAGCGATTGCTAAAGCCACGGACAACCCTTTTTTATACGAGTTACTCAACAACATTGCGGATAAGATTCAACATACAATGAAAGGAACGCGTCATATTTATTTATATAGTCGTCAAAAACGAATGGAAAAATTGTTTCATGAACATATGGAAATTTATGATGCCATCCAAAGACAAAATGAGACAGATGCTGCTCAGAAAATGACAATCCATTTACAAGAGGTGCGACAAACACTTGTCGATAATTATATTGTAGAATCATAG
- the manA gene encoding mannose-6-phosphate isomerase, class I: MPLMLKPVFQERLWGGTNLAQYGYVLPSDHIGEVWGISAHPHGANEILNGPYQGMTLDDVWATYPKLFGEFPTKKFPLLTKILDATQKLSVQVHPDDTYAYEFENGESGKTECWYILDAKPGAEIIYGTNADSKETLAKLLDERRFDELFKRVPVEAGDFFYVPAGTVHGIGEGIMILETQQSSDTTYRIYDYDRRDQNGQLRPLHIEKSKDVIQYGNESPNVIPTTEVIETHKRTTFVQNEFFTVVKWEIDGTLNYMKPREFVLVSVLEGRGELIVDGEIYPIEKGHHFILTAEDLDNVFEGEFTLIISYV, translated from the coding sequence ATGCCTTTAATGTTAAAGCCGGTTTTTCAGGAACGACTTTGGGGAGGTACAAACTTAGCACAATATGGTTACGTGTTACCTAGTGACCATATCGGTGAAGTATGGGGAATATCGGCACATCCTCATGGTGCGAATGAAATTTTAAATGGCCCATATCAAGGGATGACGCTAGACGACGTTTGGGCGACGTACCCTAAACTATTTGGGGAATTTCCGACAAAGAAATTCCCATTACTAACAAAGATATTAGATGCAACACAAAAACTCTCTGTTCAAGTGCATCCAGATGATACGTACGCCTATGAATTTGAAAATGGCGAATCTGGTAAAACAGAATGTTGGTATATCTTGGATGCAAAACCAGGGGCGGAAATTATATATGGGACAAATGCAGATTCAAAAGAAACGTTAGCAAAATTACTAGATGAACGTCGTTTTGATGAGCTTTTTAAACGTGTGCCTGTCGAAGCGGGCGATTTCTTTTATGTTCCTGCAGGGACAGTCCATGGTATTGGCGAAGGTATCATGATTTTAGAGACGCAACAATCGTCAGATACGACTTATCGTATTTATGATTACGACCGCCGTGACCAAAATGGACAATTGCGTCCTTTACACATTGAAAAAAGTAAAGATGTGATTCAGTACGGAAATGAAAGTCCCAATGTCATCCCTACCACCGAAGTGATTGAAACACATAAAAGAACCACATTTGTACAAAATGAATTCTTCACGGTTGTGAAATGGGAAATAGACGGTACGTTGAATTATATGAAACCAAGAGAGTTTGTTTTAGTCTCAGTTTTAGAGGGACGCGGGGAACTTATTGTTGATGGAGAAATTTATCCTATTGAGAAAGGCCATCACTTTATTTTAACGGCAGAAGATTTGGACAATGTATTTGAAGGTGAATTTACATTAATCATCAGCTATGTCTAA